A genomic region of Helicoverpa zea isolate HzStark_Cry1AcR chromosome 8, ilHelZeax1.1, whole genome shotgun sequence contains the following coding sequences:
- the LOC124632813 gene encoding adenosine deaminase-like protein — MDSETFFVDLPKVELHAHLNGSLSPATMLQLKRYHADSGLEDKTNAFFDEFQIGAGDSRNLTDCFQVFSIAHSLTSTPETLALATSLTLQEFQDDGCCYLELRSTPRDTPQMTKLQYIETLVQAIQKSSLHLTMITRLIVSINRRSPLEEAEQIADLAIEYYKKYPDVIVGIELSGDPMAGVFQEFVPALLKAKEAGLKVTLHCGEVCNPEEVMEMLKFKPDRIGHGICIHPKYGGTEETWSTLCKLKIPVEVCLTSNVNTKSVPDYDSHHFKLLYDAEIPVIICTDDKGVFATSLSREYQICVNTFSLTSYQTARLALNACQYVFADNVRKTLNDKLLNFIDKNSL, encoded by the exons ATGGATTCAGaaactttttttgttgatttaccAAAAGTT gAGTTGCATGCTCACTTGAATGGGTCTTTAAGTCCGGCTACGATGCTACAACTAAAGAGATATCACGCCGATTCTGGTTTAGAAGATAAAACAAATGCTTTCTTTGATGAATTTCAAATTGGCGCCGGTGACTCGAGAAACTTGACGGA TTGCTTCCAAGTGTTCAGCATCGCACATTCTTTGACAAGTACCCCTGAAACACTGGCTCTGGCTACAAGCCTCACCCTTCAGGAGTTTCAAGATGACGGCTGCTGTTATCTTGAACTCAGAAGTACACCAAGAGACACACCACAGATGACCAAATTGCAGTACATTGAAACACTTGTTCAGGCTATACA AAAATCATCTTTACATCTCACCATGATAACTCGGCTCATAGTTTCAATCAATAGAAGGTCACCCTTAGAGGAGGCGGAACAAATAGCTGATCTAGCCAtagaatattacaaaaaatacccaGATGTGATAGTGGGTATTGAATTAAGTGGTGACCCCATGGCTGGAGTTTTTCAAGAATTTGTTCCAGCATTATTAAAGGCAAAGGAAGCAGGATTGAAG GTAACATTACACTGTGGTGAGGTTTGCAACCCAGAGGAAGTAATGGAAATGCTGAAATTCAAACCTGACAGAATCGGTCATGGTATTTGTATTCATCCAAAATATGGAGGAACTGAAGAAACTTGGTCAACCCTTTGTAAACTTAAAATACCTGTTG AGGTGTGCCTAACAAGCAATGTTAATACCAAGTCAGTCCCGGACTATGATTCGCACCACTTCAAACTACTTTACGATGCAGAAATACCCGTTATAATATGC ACGGATGACAAAGGAGTTTTCGCAACATCTCTATCACGAGAATACCAAATATGTGTGAACACATTTTCTCTTACATCCTATCAGACTGCGAGATTGGCCCTGAACGCTTGTCAATATGTTTTTGCCGATAATGTTCGTAAAACGCTCAACGACAAATTActcaattttattgataaaaattctCTGTGA